A segment of the Coffea arabica cultivar ET-39 chromosome 8c, Coffea Arabica ET-39 HiFi, whole genome shotgun sequence genome:
AACATACTATTATTACACTTCCCTTTTGTCCTTAGTGATTCTTCCGTCAGCATAAAATGaaattgtttatttattttttaaaagtaaaagaaattcagTGGGTGGCTATATAAATGTTTCCCTTTTATTTCTTTGGCTTTACTAGAATGGTTTTTTCTAGGGCGTTTCTATAAAATTGTGGTAACATATTTTGTTAAACTTATATGAGACAATAAAAGTTGTTAGTAgaaccccaaaaaaataaaaagaaaagttgtTAGAACCATCCTATGAAgaattacataaaaaaaaaaaaaaaaaagttcccaCATTTGCATGGTCCTTGTGAACTTGAGCGAATGATAGTTTCTTGGTCCAAATTGGTTCATAGTATTTCTTTAACAATTCAAAGATGATGGTGATGAATTTAATATATAATTACCAACAACACATGACTAGCATATatattaatatgaaatatttaATAGGTGTCCAATAGGTATCCGTTATATAGTTATAACAACATTTGACTGGTATATTAATATGAATTTTGAATAGATAATCAATGAGTATTCGTTAATATGCTTAAATCACACCTAAATAACTATGTAAATACACACTTACCTTTACTGTACTCCCTAAATCATGACACTtttctaaagcacaatatataAGCACACGTCTAAAAGAGGTGAATTCATTAAACTCTGATATTATTATCAAGGcaaattagcaaaaaaaaaaaaaaaaaaaccatcctATGAGTGGAATAGTTCATATTTATATTCCCCAAAATTGAGACAttcaatataaaaaataaaaaagacacCATTAAAACATTGTCCTGCATGCTTTCTTAACTTTCTTTCaaaaggttaaaaaaagaatcattaaaaaaaaaagaaatcatcttttttgtttcttttttttttttttgtgaaaagaaAGATGTGCATCATTGTAAAGGTCATCTTTTGATGGAAGCTTAAATAACGTTCTTGTGCAGTATGCAtttctttaattattttcatattaTTCATTCTCAAcggaaaaagaacaaaatatgTATGGTACCAGTACCACATTTGTTGTGCATTTTCTGTGGATGCTTTTAGAAAGAAAGATAGTGATAGGAAACACAGAGGCTTTTGACCATGAATAGATTAAAAAAGAGAATGATAGCTACGAGAATATACTTTAAAGTGAAAGAAAAAGTAGTACATTCCAGTTTCTTCTGCTAATTCTACCACTTCACCACTATGATTTTGCACTTTTTCTTTCCTCCGCTGGAAAAAGATGTCCAAATTAAACTTTTTAATCGAGGTACTGCGAATTACAAAGATCGTTTTATTTCTGTCGAGCTATTTAATTTCATCCCTTCATATTTACTTGTATATGACATCCAGACGTGTcactttgaaaaagaaaatagaaaattattttCCCCTAAATTTTGGGCTTTATCAAATTCTACAAAATTAAATTGATTTCTTACTATGTATCACATCCTCAAGAATTTTTTTGATAGATTAATTCATGTTTCTAAACCATAATGACCTTCTTTCTCTAATCTATTTTCTTTGTATAGCTTtcctagaaaaataatttgttATGACAGTTTTAAGTTACAACAAATACTGTTGGTCGATATCAAATTTTTAAgagttttgtataatttcactgtcggaagaaataataatatttcaaaGTTGGCAGCGATAGAATAGAAATGTCAAGTTGGACGATTCCATATGGTGGGGGTAGTAAATGGAACACATATTGACACAATGACATATGAATATAAGAATCAAAATTACCTGAAAATATATGGTTTTTTGTAATCATGTAATTATAGCTGTTAAATCCTCTAATGAAAGGATAAAATAagctttaaaaatattaaaatttgtataggacttttttattttccttatttaattatattttttttccttttttataagAGAATCAATAGTATTCTTATTTATCCCTTTAATGACTTGAATTCATGACTTCTCGATGATAATAAAATATCGTGTCAACAAAACCaagcttaaaaataaatatCGTGTCAACAAAACCACCTAAAGCCTTCATCCTATGTTCATCTATGAGGAGTTATTTACCTCAAAAATAAAGATGAACCAAAAATCTCAATATCCAGGCTCACAATGGCCTCAGCAATCTAACTTTCAAAGCCATAAAACCCATAGACATTCTTACaaaggaaaaacttaaaaccCATAGAAAAGTACTTCAAGAAATGTCAGGACAAGAATCCAACATCGGAATTTAATTTTTAGGCATAAGTGTATAGGTGTCAGATCCATGGATATATTCTTGTGCGGTTTTATGTTTGCAAGCGAAGATATGTCATCTAATTAAGCTTTAAAAGATGGAAAGATGGTGGAAGATACAGAAGTACGGGATTTGGCTTGGCAACTGGAATTACCTTGGGGAAACGATAGGGAGAGGAGGGAAAGAGGTAGTTCTGTTGTCGGCTCCgcatgttttcttgatttataTTTGCTGATAATTCCTAGTTTATCTAGTTAGCTCTCTCACTACAAAGTTCTTCTTGTCCTAACCTTTCCTTGATCTCATGTTATCTTTATTTTCCTTCTTCTATTAATTCATTGCATTATTCTTTCCAAAAAGTTATgagtatttttcttttctttttctttttcttttttggtgctTGTCAATTCTTTTAGTAGCATATTTtaggaaaagcaaaagaagaacaaTTCTTTCATCGTAAGAAAATAGTTTTGAGACTACGGCCCCATttggaaggtgagttttttgggagtttatctaaaattttactgtaacttactatagaagtttttaaaaaaatttttgagatgTGTAAACTTTTTactattttgaagtgtatagtttaaaaactttgagaaattttttaagGTTACTGtaactaaaatttttaaaaaaacttgtagcagacaaatttgataaaaaaaacctGGGTTCCAAACAGACCGTACATTCAAtgaatagaaaaaggaaaaagtgaaaGGAATCCATTTTCATGGAAGACACTTTTGCAGGCTGATAAGCGATGAGGGTCATTTAGTCTTTTTATTGTTTCTATCATTAACGGGAGTTAGTGCTGGTGGGAATCTGTTATATGGTCAAATTACAAGGTTTGATTTGTTATTTGATCAAACCTGAGGGGAGGTTAATATAATTAACCCTTTTTTAAGGTTAAGGATTTAATAGTTGCAACAGAAGGAGGGGGAGCAATCCTATGGTAAGTGTGGTCCTACCATTCTCTGTCCCTACTCACCAATCTCGTCAACAAATGAGAATGATTAAGCAAATGTATGCTAATAAGATCTACTCATTTATTGGTAGAAAGAAGATTTATTTATTATAGTAATTTCATAATTTGCAAATGAGAAATAGCTTATTACCATGATTCTTGGAACCACTCTTCTTGGatgacgagagagagagagagagaaactaaACTACAATGCAGAAAACAATCACATAATAACTTTTGCCTAGTAAAGTTTCGATTAGGACTTGTTAGACTTAATTTCTAAGCAGCTCCTTCACACcattaaaatttaaaagcacCAAACTTATACGGCATTTGCCAAAGTTCAGTAGAATTATTTAGAAATGACATACAAGTGAGTGTGCTACAATACTTTGACAGTGAAATGCCCCTTCAATTAGGACCAAAAGCCCCCCTTCAATAGCCATCAATAAGGATAATTCTCAAGACTTGTTTAGTGAAATTATTAATTGATACGTATACAGCTGGTTATGATTAGTTCTCAAGACGTGGTTATTACTAATTGATAACAAAAACAGAGTAGCATAAACTACTTGTGCAGCTGTTCTTTGTGGAAATTTTCTGACAATACCATTGAGCAGTTGAAACATTTGCCCcatttcttgtttttgctcccttttttatttttagtttcttttttgtGGCTCGAGTTAAGCCATGTAATTATACTACTGGTTCAACAAATCACATAATTGGAGCTCCTTGCAGCTCCAAATTCTGTTCTTGCTAATATGTTCTGAAAAAGGAACAATATCAAGACGACACAAGATAGAATTGCTGTagaacttggataaacttttGAGTTGTATCTGTTATCTAAATTTCGGATTAGAGGCCTGGCAAGTTCCAGTCCAAACCAGTTTGCTCCTGAGATGTAAATAGGTGGAAGTATGTTTTGAATGAATTTATACATGGTGTAAACTAATAGGATTGTgatgtaaaaaataaaaaagaactattTTGCCCTCAACTGGACTGAAATGGAACTTGTGAGGCGGTGATCCTTCTCCTACTACTACTTTTTTGCATTCTTTGTATTGACCCTGGCTGCCTGTATTTCCATTGCAGATGTTCTTGCTTTGCTTGTTGGCTGGATGCAGCATTTGCTGGTTCAACACAGTCTGTTTTGTACTCTGCATAAATAACTTCCCATCTAACAGACCACTAGCACTTGCTCTCACAGTGAGCTTCAATGGAGTAAGCGCGGCATTTTATAATCTTGCTGCTACAGCAATGAACCCTTCATCTAGTGAACTCTATCTTCTTCTCAACGCCTTCATACCGTTGTTCACATCTCTGGTAGCACTCATTCCTATTCTTCGTCAACCAACTCTGGATACCCTTCCTCCTGATGCTGTCAAGCGTGATCAGTTTATATTCATCATATTGATTTTCTTGGCTGTCATTACTGGCATATATCTCCTTCTTTTACATCCAGTGAGTACAAAAGCTGCACGTTTCCTATTTAGCGGTGCCATTTTCCTCCTCCTACTTCCCTTAGGTATCCCTGGTATAGTATATGCAAGAAATTGGTTCGATCAAAAAATTTACTCACGCTTCCGCATGGAAGGCTCCAGTTTCATACTTATTGATCATGATGATCTTGAACTGCATAGGGGGCTTCTTAGTCGAGATAATAGCTTAAGAAATGGATCCCTTTGTTCTGTCGATGGTGACGAAAGTGTTAAAGGAATTTCTAGACAAGAAAGTACTGAATCCAATGGATGGTGTTGCAAGACTGTAATTGAGAAGGATCAATTGATAATGCTAGGGGAAGAGCACAAGGCTCGAATGCTTGTTCGTAGGCTGGACTTCTGGCTATATTACTTGGCATACTTCTGTGGAGGTACAATTGGCTTAGTCTACAGCAATAACCTCGGGCAAATTGCAGAGTCAGTTGGACAATATTCAAAGACTGAACTCCTTATAACACTCTATTCATCCCTCTCCTTCTTTGGTCGCCTGCTTTCAGCTGTACCAGACTTAATCAGGACGTAAGTTCAGGACTTTATCTTTTTGTATGGTAAAGTGTACATTGCACATGTTTTGTAGTTCTGTTTTGTTTTTAGATATTTGAGAATCGGAAGGAGAAAGGGAAATCAGAATTTGGATCCCTGACTATAAGCAGAGTAGCTTCCTATCAATTAGGTTACTGTTGAAGTGGTTATGTATGCTGGTTCTAACTTTTGAACTGTTCTGTATGTGCAGAAGATTCTATTTCGCAAGGACTGGATGGTTGGCAATTGCACTGCTGCCTACACCAATCGCATTCTTCTTGCTTGCTGCAACAAGCAGTCAAATGGCACTTCAAGCAGGAACAGCTTTGATTGGATTGAGCTCTGGCTTCATATTTGCAGCTGCAGTTTCAATAACATCTGAGCTGTTCGGGCCTAATAGTGTAGGTGTCAACCACAACATTCTCATTACAAACATCCCTCTTGGATCACTTCTGTATGGTGTCCTTGCAGCAATAGTCTATGATGCCAATGCTGGTTCAGGCCTTGGAGCCGTCACTGACATAGTCTGTATGGGTAGAAAATGCTATTTCTATACCTTTGTTTGGTGGGGAGGCATCTCTATTTTGGGATTAGCATTCAGTGTGCTATTATTCTTGAGAACTCGACAGGCTTATGGTCGCTTTGAACAGAATAGATTATCCACATTGTTGTATTAGGTGCttaacaacaaaagaaataggAGCATAAAGTGTATAGAACTAGTCATCTCCAGCGTAACGTGTAGGGGATTTTCTTAGCACTCAGTATGGAAAAACATACAACTATTGCTGATGGGAATGAACTCGTTTTCCTTGGAAAATGTCTGCTCtgatagttttaattttagGTTGCAATTTTGGCAGATTTGAATCTCTCTACTCGTTTTTGCCCATAATTCAGGTTAGACTAGCTCTGATTTTACGACATTTGGTTCATTTCTAAGTGCATCAGAAAATTGTAATTAaccaatcaaaaaaaaaaagaaaaagaaaagccaaTTATAATGTGTATTTGTTGGTCGTAAATTTCAAGAAGGTCTAACTACTAAACACCTCTCAATAGTTTATGCTTTCTATCTTAGCATGGTTGCACCATGTCAACCAAGGAGTAAAATCATTCATACTTTGAGAGCTAAttgagacccaaaaaaaaaaaaaaaaaatctcatttgtTGAAGAAGCAAGAAATAGATAAGAACAAGAGGAGTATTAGTTTCTTTGTATAAAAGAATTTATTATAAAATGCAAAGCAATCTACATAGTCTTCAAGAACAAACTTGTTTCGGGTAAGAAGAGTATAGAAAGAAGAATCAAACTGTCTAAATGTAGTTACAAAACGTTTCATTCTTGATGCAAAGGAACAATCTCTCATATGCTGATGCCATTTTCTGTGCAGTAAACATTGAAGATGCATAGTCTCTACAAGACTTTCCTCTCTGTGACAGTCTCTTTGATCCTTCTGCCACGACCAACTCCAAAGCCTCTAACAAGGATTCTACATTTGGCGAAAACATGAATCCAAATTCATCATTTACAAGAATTGTACCCTTAATGCTAGGGAATCTTGAAGCCATCACAGGCTTTCCACTCATCATAGCTTCCATGAGTGTGAGATCAAGCCCCTGTGGCCTAAGCGTTGGATTAACAAAAATGTCAATAGAGCTATAAAAAGCGTGTAATTCTGATGGATTCATTGAGCCTAAAGCAATCACTTGGGGCCCTAAATCTCTGTATCTTTGTAACCATGGTCCAGAGCCTGCAACTAT
Coding sequences within it:
- the LOC113706690 gene encoding protein NUCLEAR FUSION DEFECTIVE 4, which encodes MAGQSRKWMILLATVWIQAFTGTNFDFSAYSSELKEVLGVSQVQLNYLATASDLGKAFGWSSGLALMYLPLWVVMLIAAFMGLVGYGIQWLVIREFITLPYFVMFLLCLLAGCSICWFNTVCFVLCINNFPSNRPLALALTVSFNGVSAAFYNLAATAMNPSSSELYLLLNAFIPLFTSLVALIPILRQPTLDTLPPDAVKRDQFIFIILIFLAVITGIYLLLLHPVSTKAARFLFSGAIFLLLLPLGIPGIVYARNWFDQKIYSRFRMEGSSFILIDHDDLELHRGLLSRDNSLRNGSLCSVDGDESVKGISRQESTESNGWCCKTVIEKDQLIMLGEEHKARMLVRRLDFWLYYLAYFCGGTIGLVYSNNLGQIAESVGQYSKTELLITLYSSLSFFGRLLSAVPDLIRTRFYFARTGWLAIALLPTPIAFFLLAATSSQMALQAGTALIGLSSGFIFAAAVSITSELFGPNSVGVNHNILITNIPLGSLLYGVLAAIVYDANAGSGLGAVTDIVCMGRKCYFYTFVWWGGISILGLAFSVLLFLRTRQAYGRFEQNRLSTLLY